From Spirochaeta isovalerica, the proteins below share one genomic window:
- a CDS encoding DEAD/DEAH box helicase — MVEIIRGVIKKQGSSSLLDNAFQDMDYNGMLFLGYPLIGLGTAIDALFISEEFGVIIFDLVEGTDFSDRIEIQDELFNVLQANLLKNKSLTNRRNLLVDIDVISFAPGCSGSNDSCLYDKGDVKPYLEKKERWKHPEIFESLVSVIQVATKIKKAEIKTFTEDNSRGAKIAKVNAAIATLDREQAKAVLETSEGLQRIRGLAGSGKTIVLAMKVAYLHSIYPEWKIGVTYHTRALKQQFESLITKFTIEQISQEPTENLKILQTWGSSNSPGIYYDYCKSHGLEYYDFRSAKSKCGFDDPFDFACSTALEATVEPNPQFDIILIDEAQDVPESFIKLCHNFVKDNKRLVWAYDELQQLGTPQNLDIEEIFGKGTELRNNAGKPKEDIILYKCYRNSRPTLVTAHALGFGIYRNEGPVQMFSNETLWSDVGYEVTRGELELGKDVRLERTSDSSPLFLEKIDKDSEIIKCELFSGFDEQVKWVANDIENNLKNEELSCNDIIVIYSDARKVQEKMGPLRKMLLEKGIKSHIAGVNTSPDAFFQNDSITFTSIFRAKGNEAAFIYIVDSQFCYSGYNLQKKRNILFTAITRSKGWVRICGYGEEMEGLIEEYEKIREKDFTLDFKYPTKEELALMETVYRDMTPQEQKSVETSKESLNLILSSLKEGTIKKEDIPENIRKSLLDHLS, encoded by the coding sequence ATGGTAGAAATTATTCGAGGTGTAATAAAGAAACAAGGTTCATCTTCGCTATTAGATAATGCATTTCAAGATATGGATTACAATGGAATGCTTTTTCTGGGATATCCTCTTATAGGTCTTGGAACAGCGATAGATGCCCTTTTTATCTCTGAAGAATTTGGAGTTATAATTTTCGACCTTGTTGAAGGGACGGATTTTTCAGACAGAATTGAAATTCAAGACGAGCTATTTAATGTTTTACAAGCCAATTTATTAAAGAATAAATCACTCACAAACAGAAGAAATTTGCTTGTTGATATTGATGTAATTTCATTTGCACCAGGTTGTAGCGGCTCTAACGATTCATGCCTATATGATAAGGGTGATGTTAAGCCATATCTTGAAAAAAAAGAAAGATGGAAACATCCTGAAATATTTGAATCTTTAGTATCTGTAATACAAGTTGCCACAAAAATTAAGAAAGCAGAAATTAAAACATTTACAGAAGATAATTCGCGAGGGGCTAAAATTGCAAAAGTAAATGCTGCAATAGCTACTCTTGATAGAGAACAAGCAAAAGCAGTATTGGAAACAAGTGAAGGCCTTCAGAGAATTCGAGGATTAGCTGGCTCTGGAAAAACTATAGTATTGGCAATGAAAGTTGCATATTTACATTCAATCTACCCAGAATGGAAAATTGGAGTAACCTACCATACAAGAGCACTTAAACAACAGTTTGAATCACTAATAACCAAATTCACTATCGAACAAATCTCACAGGAACCAACAGAAAATCTTAAAATCCTTCAAACTTGGGGAAGTAGTAATTCTCCTGGAATTTACTATGATTATTGTAAATCGCATGGTCTTGAATACTATGATTTCAGATCCGCAAAATCCAAATGTGGATTTGATGACCCTTTTGATTTTGCCTGTTCAACAGCTCTTGAAGCGACAGTAGAACCAAATCCACAGTTTGATATTATATTAATCGATGAGGCTCAAGATGTTCCAGAGTCCTTCATCAAACTTTGCCATAACTTTGTAAAAGATAATAAGCGTCTTGTTTGGGCATATGATGAGCTTCAGCAATTAGGGACTCCTCAAAATCTCGATATCGAAGAAATCTTTGGGAAAGGAACAGAATTGCGCAATAATGCTGGTAAACCGAAAGAAGACATAATCCTATATAAATGCTACCGGAATTCACGACCAACATTAGTTACAGCACATGCCCTTGGTTTTGGAATCTATAGGAATGAAGGACCAGTTCAAATGTTTAGCAATGAAACATTATGGTCTGATGTGGGGTATGAAGTAACCCGTGGAGAATTAGAATTAGGAAAAGACGTTAGACTCGAAAGAACTTCAGATTCATCACCCTTATTTTTAGAAAAGATAGATAAAGATTCTGAAATTATTAAATGTGAACTTTTTTCTGGATTTGATGAGCAGGTTAAGTGGGTGGCAAACGATATTGAAAACAATCTTAAGAATGAAGAACTATCTTGTAATGATATAATTGTTATTTATTCAGATGCCAGAAAAGTGCAAGAAAAAATGGGACCACTTCGAAAAATGCTTTTAGAAAAAGGCATTAAATCTCATATCGCAGGTGTGAATACATCACCAGATGCTTTTTTTCAAAATGACTCAATAACATTTACAAGTATATTCCGAGCAAAAGGGAACGAAGCTGCTTTCATATACATAGTTGACTCTCAATTTTGTTACTCTGGTTATAATTTACAAAAGAAGAGGAATATCCTATTTACTGCAATTACAAGAAGCAAAGGATGGGTTCGTATCTGTGGATATGGTGAAGAAATGGAGGGGTTAATTGAAGAATATGAAAAAATTCGAGAAAAAGATTTCACATTAGATTTCAAGTACCCGACCAAAGAAGAATTAGCTTTAATGGAAACTGTTTACAGAGATATGACTCCTCAGGAACAAAAATCTGTTGAAACATCAAAAGAATCATTAAATTTGATACTTTCTTCTTTGAAAGAAGGAACCATAAAAAAAGAAGATATACCAGAGAATATAAGAAAATCTCTTTTGGATCATTTAAGTTGA
- a CDS encoding restriction endonuclease subunit S — translation MSEWQECKISEFCTITRGGSPRPIHDYLSQEGTPWVKIADATENASRFITKTKECIKVEGESKSRVVFPGDLILSNSATPGLPRFMKIRACIHDGWLLIRDLDGVDELFLYYLLIKEREALLIQGNGSIFTNLKTDILKEHIVSIPPLPEQKAIASVLSSLDDKIDLLHRQNKTLEAMAESLFRQWFVENEDGKEVQVTEIIDFNPRESLPKGSMADYLEMARVQTSSFHPTNWYEREFNSGTKFRNFDTLLARITPCLENGKTCYVTFLNEDSVGWGSTEFIVMRAKERFHPFVTYALSKNQTFRDYAEGCMEGSSGRQRVNNNHLKEFSVVLPSIEIISVINDNFSSITERLHYNFQQVTKLTALRDTLLPKLMSGEVKVEI, via the coding sequence ATGAGTGAGTGGCAGGAATGTAAAATTTCAGAGTTCTGTACTATAACTCGAGGAGGTTCTCCGAGACCTATACATGATTATTTATCTCAAGAAGGAACACCATGGGTAAAAATTGCTGATGCAACAGAGAATGCTTCTCGCTTTATAACAAAAACAAAGGAATGCATAAAAGTTGAAGGTGAATCTAAAAGTAGAGTTGTTTTTCCTGGAGATTTGATTTTATCTAATAGTGCGACGCCAGGATTGCCACGATTCATGAAAATTCGTGCTTGTATACATGATGGATGGCTCCTCATTCGAGATTTAGATGGTGTTGATGAACTATTTCTTTATTATCTCTTGATAAAAGAACGAGAGGCTCTTCTTATTCAAGGAAATGGGTCAATTTTTACTAATCTCAAAACGGATATTCTCAAGGAACATATTGTTTCAATCCCACCCCTCCCAGAACAAAAAGCCATAGCCTCAGTTCTCTCATCCCTCGATGATAAAATTGACCTCCTCCACCGCCAGAATAAGACATTGGAAGCGATGGCTGAGTCGCTATTTCGGCAGTGGTTTGTGGAAAATGAAGACGGAAAAGAAGTTCAAGTTACAGAAATAATCGACTTTAATCCTCGTGAAAGTCTTCCTAAAGGATCAATGGCAGATTATTTAGAGATGGCAAGAGTTCAGACCTCATCTTTTCACCCAACAAATTGGTATGAAAGGGAGTTTAATTCAGGAACTAAATTCAGAAACTTTGATACGTTATTAGCTCGAATCACACCATGTCTTGAAAATGGGAAAACATGTTATGTAACTTTTCTCAATGAAGATTCCGTAGGCTGGGGATCAACAGAATTTATTGTAATGAGGGCAAAAGAAAGATTCCATCCATTTGTCACATATGCATTGTCTAAAAACCAAACCTTTAGAGATTATGCTGAAGGATGTATGGAAGGTTCAAGTGGACGTCAACGAGTTAATAATAACCATCTAAAAGAGTTCTCTGTAGTATTGCCATCGATTGAAATTATCTCAGTAATCAATGATAACTTCAGTTCTATCACTGAACGTCTACATTACAATTTTCAACAAGTAACAAAATTAACTGCGCTAAGAGATACCCTTCTACCCAAACTGATGTCTGGAGAAGTGAAGGTCGAGATATGA
- a CDS encoding type I restriction-modification system subunit M, producing the protein MAKSKTEEPIEKQLWKAADKLRKNIDAAEYKHIVLGLIFLKYISDAFEELHSQLLAGEGDFAGADPEDKDEYKAENVFFVPEIARWTYLQDSAKLPTIGKIVDDAMDAIEKDNPSLKNVLPKVFARGNLDPTNLGGLIDLIGNIALGDAKARSADLLGHVFEYFLGEFALAEGKKGGQFYTPRSVVEMLVEMLQPYKGRVFDPCCGSGGMFVQSEKFVEGHQGKVNDISIYGQESNQTTWRLAKMNLAIRGIDSSQVKWNNEGSFLNDSHKDLKADFVIANPPFNDSDWSGDLLRQDGRWKYGTPPSGNANYAWIQHFLYHLSPKGTAGFVLAKGSLTSKTSGEGDIRKELIEAGLVDCIVNLPAKLFLNTQIPACLWFLSRDKTNGGFRDRKDEILFIDARNEGHLINRRTLELSEEDIQKVAETYHNWRSVVGGYEDVKGFCNSASVDRVRELDYVLTPGRYVGLPEEEDDFDFNERFTSLKAEFEKQLKEEERLNTLILENLNKVKLV; encoded by the coding sequence ATGGCAAAATCAAAAACTGAAGAACCTATTGAAAAACAACTGTGGAAAGCCGCAGATAAGCTTAGAAAGAATATCGATGCAGCAGAATATAAGCATATAGTCCTCGGACTCATCTTCCTGAAATACATATCAGATGCATTTGAGGAGCTTCATTCCCAGCTTTTAGCCGGTGAAGGAGACTTTGCCGGAGCAGACCCAGAGGATAAAGATGAATATAAGGCAGAAAATGTCTTCTTTGTCCCGGAAATTGCCAGATGGACTTACCTACAGGATAGTGCCAAGCTTCCTACTATCGGTAAAATTGTTGATGATGCCATGGATGCCATAGAAAAAGACAATCCATCCCTTAAGAACGTTCTTCCCAAAGTATTTGCCCGTGGTAATCTGGACCCAACCAATCTTGGAGGTTTGATTGACCTCATTGGGAATATAGCTCTTGGTGATGCTAAAGCCAGAAGTGCTGACCTCCTGGGACATGTATTTGAGTACTTCCTTGGGGAGTTTGCCCTTGCAGAGGGTAAGAAGGGAGGACAATTCTATACTCCCCGTTCTGTAGTAGAAATGCTTGTTGAAATGCTTCAACCATATAAAGGAAGAGTGTTTGACCCCTGTTGTGGTTCCGGTGGTATGTTTGTTCAGTCAGAAAAGTTTGTTGAAGGGCACCAAGGTAAAGTCAACGACATCTCCATCTATGGTCAGGAGAGTAATCAAACTACTTGGAGATTGGCAAAGATGAATCTGGCTATCAGAGGAATTGATAGCTCACAGGTAAAATGGAACAATGAAGGTTCCTTCTTGAATGATAGCCATAAAGATTTGAAGGCAGATTTTGTTATTGCCAATCCCCCATTTAATGATAGTGACTGGTCTGGTGATCTACTTCGTCAGGATGGACGTTGGAAATATGGTACACCTCCTTCTGGGAATGCCAACTATGCCTGGATTCAACACTTCCTCTATCACTTATCTCCCAAAGGCACTGCCGGATTTGTATTGGCAAAAGGTTCTCTCACATCTAAGACTTCTGGTGAAGGTGATATCCGTAAAGAGTTGATTGAAGCCGGACTTGTGGATTGTATTGTCAATCTCCCTGCCAAGTTGTTTCTTAATACTCAAATCCCTGCTTGTCTCTGGTTTTTAAGCCGGGATAAGACGAATGGTGGATTTAGGGATAGAAAGGATGAAATCCTCTTCATTGATGCAAGGAATGAAGGTCATCTGATAAATCGACGGACTCTGGAATTGTCAGAGGAAGATATTCAGAAGGTCGCTGAGACTTATCACAATTGGCGGTCTGTTGTTGGTGGATATGAAGATGTTAAGGGATTCTGCAATTCAGCATCAGTGGATAGAGTCCGGGAACTGGATTATGTCTTAACACCTGGTCGGTATGTTGGTCTTCCTGAAGAAGAGGATGATTTCGATTTCAATGAAAGGTTTACTTCTTTGAAAGCTGAGTTTGAAAAACAGCTTAAAGAAGAAGAACGGTTGAATACTCTCATACTTGAGAATCTGAATAAGGTGAAGCTGGTATGA
- a CDS encoding type I restriction endonuclease subunit R, producing MSSKITESAIEGYAIELLETQGFEYIYGPEIAPDSDIPERETFEEVILVSRLRSAIQKINPTIPYDAQEDSIKQIQRINSPELISNNETFHKLLTEGITVEYQHEGDAKGDKVWLIDFDKPDNNEFVAINQFTIIEDHLNKRPDVIIFINGLPLVVIELKNAADANATIHSAFKQLQTYKDAIPTLFTYNGFLIISDGLEAKAGTISSGMSRFMAWKTSDGVVEASSTISQMETLIKGMLNKKTLLDLIRHFIVFEENTKVDKETGVNQKQTIKKLAAYHQYYAVNRAVESTLRASGYTEKLGNFSSLKSLNDQPIGDKKGGVVWHTQGSGKSLSMVFYTGKIVLALDNPTVLVITDRNDLDDQLFDTFAASKQLLRQEPIQAENRDRLKDLLKVASGGVIFTTIQKFQPEEGNVYETLSERNNIIVVADEAHRTQYGFKAKTIDDKDDEGNIIGKKIVYGFAKYMRDALPNATYLGFTGTPIESTDVNTPAVFGNYVDVYDIAQAVEDGATVRIYYESRLAKIALSATGKKLVEDLDDEIGTDELSETQKAKAKWTQLEALIGSKDRIRHVAEDIVRHFGQRNDVIDGKGMIVTMSRRIAAELYKEIIALKPEWHSDDLNKGVVKVVMTSASSDGPEISKHHTTKQQRRDLADRMKDPDDELQLVIVRDMWLTGFDAPSMHTLYIDKPMKGHNLMQAIARVNRVYKDKTGGLIVDYLGIAADLKKALSFYSDSGGKGDPAVAQEQAVNLLLEKLEVVSQMFHGFPYEDYFDADTGRKLSLILEAEEHILGLDDGKKRYIDEVTSLSKAFSIAVPHEQAMDVKDEVAFFQAVKARLVKFDGTGSGSTDEEIETAIRQVVDQALVTDQVIDVFDAAGIKKPDISILSEEFLLEVQNMEHKNLALEVLKKLLNDEIKTRMKTNLIQSKSLMEMLENSIKKYHNKILTAAEVIEELINLSKEIHEMDKEPEEMGLTQYEYAFYTAISNNDSAKEVMEKDKLRELAVELFNKVRENASIDWTIKESVKAKLKVIVKRILRRYGYPPDMQKLATDTVLKQAEMIAEELVGA from the coding sequence ATGAGTAGTAAAATAACTGAATCAGCTATAGAAGGATATGCAATAGAACTCCTTGAAACACAAGGATTTGAATACATCTATGGGCCAGAAATAGCACCCGACTCTGACATTCCAGAAAGAGAGACCTTTGAAGAAGTTATTCTCGTCAGCAGACTTCGTTCGGCCATCCAGAAGATAAATCCTACCATCCCCTATGATGCCCAAGAAGATTCAATAAAGCAAATACAGCGTATTAATTCACCGGAATTGATTTCTAATAACGAAACTTTTCATAAATTACTCACCGAAGGAATCACTGTAGAATATCAGCATGAAGGCGATGCTAAGGGTGATAAAGTCTGGCTTATTGATTTTGACAAGCCTGATAACAACGAGTTTGTTGCCATCAATCAATTCACCATCATAGAAGACCATCTAAACAAGAGACCTGATGTAATTATATTTATAAATGGACTACCTTTGGTCGTCATAGAACTGAAAAATGCTGCTGATGCAAATGCAACAATCCATTCAGCCTTCAAGCAACTCCAGACCTACAAAGATGCCATCCCGACACTCTTTACTTACAATGGATTTCTTATCATTTCAGATGGCCTGGAAGCTAAGGCCGGAACAATTTCTTCTGGCATGAGTCGTTTCATGGCTTGGAAGACATCTGATGGTGTGGTTGAAGCATCCTCTACCATCAGCCAGATGGAAACCTTGATTAAGGGAATGTTGAATAAGAAAACACTCCTCGATCTTATCCGGCATTTCATAGTCTTTGAAGAGAATACAAAGGTTGATAAGGAGACTGGGGTCAATCAAAAGCAAACCATCAAGAAGCTTGCCGCCTATCACCAGTACTACGCAGTAAACAGAGCTGTTGAATCAACCCTCAGAGCTTCTGGGTATACAGAGAAATTAGGAAATTTTTCATCATTAAAATCTCTCAATGACCAACCTATAGGAGATAAAAAAGGTGGAGTGGTCTGGCATACGCAAGGGTCAGGAAAATCTCTATCCATGGTCTTCTACACCGGAAAGATTGTACTGGCTCTCGATAATCCAACAGTATTGGTTATTACAGACCGTAATGACCTGGATGACCAGCTTTTTGATACCTTTGCAGCGTCAAAGCAGCTTCTCAGACAGGAACCCATCCAGGCTGAAAACAGGGATAGGTTGAAAGACCTTTTAAAGGTAGCTTCTGGTGGAGTAATCTTCACCACTATTCAGAAGTTTCAACCTGAAGAAGGCAATGTCTATGAAACTCTTTCTGAGAGAAATAATATCATCGTTGTTGCCGATGAAGCACACCGAACTCAATATGGGTTCAAGGCTAAAACTATCGACGACAAAGATGATGAAGGAAACATTATCGGAAAGAAGATTGTTTATGGCTTTGCCAAATACATGAGGGATGCCCTCCCCAATGCAACTTATCTCGGTTTTACCGGAACACCTATTGAAAGTACTGATGTGAATACTCCGGCAGTCTTCGGTAATTACGTCGATGTCTATGATATTGCCCAAGCTGTAGAAGATGGTGCGACAGTCCGTATTTATTATGAAAGCCGTCTGGCAAAGATAGCCCTCAGTGCTACAGGCAAGAAGCTGGTTGAGGATTTAGATGATGAGATTGGAACTGATGAGTTATCTGAAACCCAGAAGGCAAAAGCAAAGTGGACGCAGTTGGAAGCCCTCATCGGAAGTAAAGACAGAATAAGACATGTAGCAGAAGATATCGTCCGTCACTTCGGACAAAGAAATGATGTGATAGATGGTAAGGGAATGATTGTTACCATGTCCCGACGGATTGCAGCTGAACTGTATAAAGAGATTATTGCCCTCAAACCGGAATGGCACAGCGATGATTTGAACAAAGGTGTTGTAAAGGTTGTTATGACCTCTGCCTCTTCTGATGGTCCTGAGATATCCAAACACCATACAACCAAGCAGCAACGAAGAGACCTTGCAGACCGGATGAAAGACCCTGATGATGAATTACAACTGGTTATCGTTCGAGATATGTGGCTGACTGGATTTGATGCTCCCTCGATGCATACTCTCTATATTGATAAACCAATGAAAGGTCACAACCTGATGCAAGCCATTGCCAGGGTAAACCGGGTATATAAGGATAAGACTGGTGGTTTGATTGTCGATTACCTCGGTATTGCTGCTGACTTAAAGAAAGCACTCTCCTTCTACTCTGATTCAGGAGGAAAAGGTGATCCGGCAGTTGCCCAGGAACAAGCAGTCAATCTTCTACTTGAGAAGTTAGAAGTCGTATCCCAGATGTTCCACGGCTTCCCCTATGAAGATTACTTCGATGCTGATACTGGTAGAAAGCTATCTCTAATCCTGGAAGCAGAAGAACACATCCTCGGGCTCGATGATGGTAAGAAGAGATATATAGATGAAGTTACCTCCCTCTCTAAAGCCTTTTCAATAGCTGTTCCCCATGAACAGGCTATGGATGTTAAAGATGAAGTTGCCTTCTTCCAGGCTGTAAAAGCTCGTCTTGTTAAGTTTGATGGAACAGGTTCTGGTTCAACAGATGAAGAGATTGAAACTGCAATCAGACAGGTTGTTGACCAGGCTTTGGTTACAGACCAGGTTATTGATGTCTTCGATGCTGCCGGAATTAAAAAGCCAGACATTTCCATTTTATCAGAAGAATTCCTCCTTGAAGTACAGAATATGGAGCATAAAAACTTAGCTCTTGAGGTTTTGAAGAAGCTTCTGAATGATGAAATTAAAACACGTATGAAGACAAATCTCATCCAGAGTAAAAGCCTCATGGAGATGCTTGAGAATAGCATCAAGAAATATCACAACAAGATTCTTACTGCTGCTGAGGTAATTGAAGAGCTCATCAACCTCTCTAAAGAAATCCATGAGATGGATAAAGAACCGGAAGAAATGGGACTTACACAATATGAATATGCCTTCTATACAGCCATCTCAAATAATGACAGTGCCAAAGAGGTTATGGAGAAAGACAAGCTTAGGGAGCTGGCTGTTGAACTGTTTAATAAGGTTAGGGAGAATGCCTCTATCGACTGGACTATTAAAGAGAGTGTGAAGGCAAAATTGAAGGTCATTGTAAAGCGTATTCTTCGCCGTTATGGTTATCCACCAGATATGCAAAAACTGGCTACGGATACCGTTTTAAAACAGGCAGAAATGATAGCTGAAGAGTTAGTAGGCGCATAA
- a CDS encoding DUF2290 domain-containing protein has translation MKKNKQTEILKAIKEILLFLIEKGLATDQNQPILKESLISWANYTPGIGFGSNIDYLTIYSEIEESKNYTIKLIDGGLLQYYYKTDRRKIIEHRLAFYPSPLLEDYDSAFIEYEIDELYLEVVDTYLLKTPLRFDYDQDDERHKLVLEPKSHLHLGHTENCRIPVSRPICPYSFTKFVLLNFYNAFYKRYSTEALFSKKINTGENTIHADEQKIFYLEIANKG, from the coding sequence TTGAAAAAAAATAAGCAAACTGAAATTTTGAAAGCTATAAAAGAAATTCTCTTGTTTTTGATTGAGAAAGGTCTTGCAACAGATCAAAATCAACCTATTCTAAAAGAAAGTCTGATTTCTTGGGCTAACTATACACCAGGTATTGGCTTTGGTTCAAATATAGATTATTTGACTATTTATTCTGAAATAGAAGAATCGAAAAATTACACAATTAAACTAATCGATGGAGGATTGCTTCAATACTATTACAAAACCGACAGACGAAAGATTATTGAGCATCGATTGGCATTCTATCCAAGCCCATTACTCGAGGATTATGATTCCGCTTTTATAGAGTATGAAATCGATGAGTTATATCTTGAAGTCGTTGATACATACCTATTGAAAACGCCTTTACGATTTGATTACGATCAAGATGATGAGAGGCATAAACTCGTTCTCGAACCAAAATCTCATTTACATCTCGGACATACAGAAAACTGCCGTATTCCTGTTTCAAGACCTATTTGTCCTTACTCATTCACAAAATTCGTTTTATTAAATTTTTACAATGCATTTTACAAAAGATACTCAACCGAAGCCCTATTTTCAAAAAAAATAAATACAGGAGAAAATACTATTCATGCGGATGAGCAGAAAATCTTTTATTTAGAGATAGCAAACAAAGGCTAA